A genomic stretch from Aedes albopictus strain Foshan chromosome 2, AalbF5, whole genome shotgun sequence includes:
- the LOC109403197 gene encoding uncharacterized protein DDB_G0271670, which yields MAKIALGLTPGQSSTSGTSSLSASLESSSSVGGIPSAAKRGRLLIRQQRIKKESDSSSSGQQYGSDLDTPDGTTMYSQNLLTVPTHHRFERQVSEPIIPTSPAVSSPPEARNAGADRSHSGHHLAVSQQPYLVKQHSHPLLPSQTSSSLAPHQAFQTISSYSLQRQLSHPMTTTQSSTPLTLVTSSIGSTHYLTPSSSLKTDSDEEPSTPASTIPQIHLHTDRTSSPTVVLVPDLESLQQQQPHLSGSTVGSTGGASTTTITTSSTSGTSTTSSTTAALLADLSSTTPSSIRVKGEELSRSASSPLTSSRSAEIPGLDSQRSSHCPVVREGPALGCNFCWNTIDAHGRILRRKTKYHCPECQTNLCIVPCFQEYHERQSAENPAPTGNDSGGGGGGGSSGSGTSGKSGLRNYPKSGSM from the exons ATTGCCCTCGGATTGACGCCCGGCCAGTCGAGCACCAGTGGAACATCCAGCCTATCCGCGAGCCTGGAGTCATCTTCCTCGGTCGGTGGCATACCTTCGGCTGCCAAGCGAGGTCGCTTACTAATCCGCCAACAGCGGATAAAGAAAGAAAGCGATTCATCTTCGTCCGGCCAGCAGTACGGCTCCGATCTGGACACCCCGGACGGAACGACCATGTACTCACAAAACCTGCTGACGGTTCCGACGCACCATCGCTTCGAGAGGCAGGTTTCCGAACCGATTATCCCGACATCTCCCGCCGTATCGTCTCCGCCGGAAGCCCGGAACGCAGGCGCCGATCGGTCGCATAGTGGACACCATCTGGCCGTCTCCCAGCAACCATACCTTGTGAAACAGCACTCCCACCCATTGCTGCCTAGCCAAACCTCGAGCTCCCTGGCACCCCATCAGGCGTTCCAGACCATCTCGTCATACTCTCTGCAACGTCAGCTCTCTCACCCAATGACCACCACACAAAGCTCAACTCCGCTAACGCTGGTCACCAGCAGTATTGGCTCGACCCACTATCTGACGCCGTCCTCCTCTCTGAAAACCGACTCGGACGAAGAACCGTCGACACCCGCGTCTACAATACCGCAGATCCATCTACATACTGATCGCACATCGAGTCCGACCGTTGTTCTGGTTCCCGAtttggaatccctgcagcaacagCAACCCCATTTATCCGGTAGTACAGTAGGTAGCACTGGTGGAGCTAGTACCACAACGATTACCACCAGTAGTACTTCCGGTACTAGCACCACCAGCTCAACCACTGCTGCACTACTAGCCGACCTGAGTTCAACGACACCGAGTTCGATCCGAGTGAAAGGCGAAGAGCTGTCCCGATCCGCTTCGTCCCCTTTG ACGAGTAGCCGATCGGCGGAAATCCCTGGCTTGGACAGCCAGCGGTCCAGCCACTGCCCGGTGGTACGGGAGGGCCCTGCGTTGGGATGCAACTTCTGCTGGAACACCATCGATGCCCATGGGCGAATTCTGCGGCGGAAAACTAAATACCACTGTCCCGAGTGCCAGACCAACCTGTGCATCGTGCCGTGCTTCCAGGAGTACCACGAACGACAGTCGGCGGAAAATCCCGCCCCTACGGGGAATGATAGTGGTGGTGGCGGCGGAGGTGGAAGCAGTGGGAGTGGAACAAGCGGTAAATCCGGCCTGCGGAACTATCCCAAGTCAGGTTCGATGTAA
- the LOC109402723 gene encoding protein phtf isoform X3, whose amino-acid sequence MRLDELVAWYQKKIGTYDKQQWEKTIEQKILAGINHLPLKNTKLKTELIDVDLVRGSTFPKAKSKLSILTVIYLAALRLLLLPIYARWWVQQTSPRVFVLLLALYLLQMINLGIYSYNVNKTGADQEEHIVSMSDFLIPMALSLLLSVIHSQIVATGSHNNSLCLKMKKCRSHSTLKKRERIRRKRRARMAQPGSGESTTTTATTNTSRPSNEDPDPRTKAKGLRGSASRSPSGSPARTAKKQGACSTSSSTSSDTLATGGKANCGRIDEIRNLEIRKSDLDLGSPKKTINGTVVRRSTVDSVCNDSMNNECDIANAEVDDDSVFLDSSYNNETTPAPKVVIHRTIDPISNDLPTPDPSQPGCSLRRRKVNWGPQIPTNNTNAAPAVANLSVNQPEATVDDDGFESLNGKSSGGEDSSNAGGSSETYYNKKLPYTNTWINGIEKDTRSDSDTDTLRNTPTSTSHEQCGGSLPQATSNLPPGKPRRHLSSESGEECSYSSDLNHSDGQNEHSDDDYDLEDAPTIILNPPCGATDRVSCTIWDAREAKKAEMSVLDISSAIIERVEAMPETCDYVYIGVVLSIILSLIPAFCRLCEATVDSSSSTELNFLELPVLLLEKASFSCIAILRFAFGESNWEKTVLVLGFIVRLCLTYLVFFLLAVAERTFKQRFLYAKLFSHLTSSRRAQKSGIPHFRLNKVRNIKTWLCVRSYLKRRGPQNSVDVIVSAAFIITLLLLAFLSVEWLKDSVHLHSQFNLEALVWSCAFGTFLLRFMTLGTKINKKYKSVSVLITEQINLYVQIEQKPNKKEELMISNNVLKLAADLLKELESPFKISGLSANPYLYTTVKVVILSALSGVLSEMLGFKLKLHKIKIK is encoded by the exons ATGCGCCTGGATGAGCTGGTAGCGTGGTACCAGAAAAAGATCGGCACATACGACAAGCAGCAATGGGAGAAAACGATCGAGCAGAAGATTTTGGCCGGCATCAACCACCTCCCACTTAAGAACACCAAGCTCAAAACCGAACTGATCGATGTAGATTTGGTGCGCGGTTCGACCTTTCCCAAGGCCAAGTCCAAACTTTCCATCCTGACTGTGATCTACCTTGCCGCTCTGAGACTGCTCCTGCTGCCAATCTATGCCAGATGGTGGGTTCAGCAAACCTCTCCGAGGGTATTCGTCCTCCTACTTGCCCTATACCTACTTCAGATGATCAACCTCGGCATCTACAGCTACAATGTGAACAAAACCGGTGCCGATCAGGAGGAGCACATCGTATCGATGTCGGATTTCCTGATCCCGATGGCGCTGAGTCTACTGCTCAGCGTGATCCACTCACAGATCGTGGCCACTGGGTCGCACAACAACAGTCTCTGCCTAAAAATGAAGAAATGTCGGTCCCATTCCACGCTCAAGAAACGCGAACGAATACGAAGGAAGAGGCGAGCACGAATGGCTCAACCGGGATCGGGAGAGTCGACTaccaccaccgccaccaccaATACCAGTAGGCCGTCCAACGAGGACCCCGACCCACGGACAAAGGCCAAGGGTTTGCGTGGCAGTGCGTCGAGATCTCCGTCCGGTTCACCGGCGCGGACCGCCAAAAAGCAAGGGGCTTgtagcaccagcagcagcactaGCAGCGACACATTGGCGACGGGTGGAAAAGCGAACTGTGGGAGAATAGACGAAATCAGGAATCTAGAAATTAGGAAATCAGATTTGGACTTGGGCTCACCGAAGAAGACGATCAACGGAACAGTTGTTCGTCGATCAACGGTGGATAGCGTTTGCAATGATTCGATGAACAACGAATGTGACATTGCCAATGCAGAAGTGGATGATGATTCAGTTTTTCTCGATTCGAG CTACAACAATGAAACAACGCCTGCACCCAAAGTCGTCATACATCGAACAATAGATCCGATCTCGAATGACCTGCCAACGCCAGACCCATCACAGCCAGGGTGCTCCTTGCGCAGGCGGAAAGTGAACTGGGGCCCCCAAATACCCACCAACAATACCAACGCTGCACCCGCTGTAGCAAACTTGAGCGTTAACCAACCGGAAGCGACCGTTGATGACGACGGGTTTGAAAGCCTAAACGGAAAGAGTTCCGGTGGAGAAGACAGCTCGAACGCGGGTGGATCATCCGAAACATACTACAACAAGAAGCTCCCGTACACCAACACCTGGATAAACGGCATCGAGAAGGACACCCGATCCGACAGTGACACGGATACTCTTCGCAATACTCCAACCTCTACTAGTCATGAACAATGTGGCGGAAGTTTGCCACAGGCGACCTCAAACCTACCCCCGGGAAAACCCCGTCGGCACCTATCATCCGAATCGG GTGAGGAATGTAGTTATAGTTCAGATCTCAATCACTCGGATGGTCAAAACGAACACTCAGATGACGACTATGATTTGGAAGACGCTCCGACGATAATTCTCAATCCTCCATGCGGTGCAACCGATAGGG TAAGCTGCACCATATGGGACGCCCGCGAAGCCAAAAAGGCGGAAATGTCCGTCCTGGATATCTCATCGGCCATCATCGAACGCGTCGAAGCCATGCCGGAAACGTGCGATTACGTCTACATCGGAGTCGTGCTGAGCATCATTCTGTCTCTGATACCGGCCTTCTGTCGATTATGCGAGGCAACCGTCGACTCGTCCAGCTCAACCGAACTGAACTTCCTCGAGTTGCCGGTCCTACTCCTGGAGAAGGCTTCCTTCTCGTGCATCGCCATTCTGCGGTTCGCCTTCGGAGAATCTAACTGGGAGAAAACGGTCCTTGTGCTGGGCTTCATCGTTCGGCTATGTTTGACCTACTTGGTGTTTTTTCTGCTCGCCGTAGCCGAACGCACCTTCAAGCAGAGGTTCCTCTACGCCAAACTTTTTTCACACCTTACGTCTTCTCGGAGGGCGCAGAAGTCCGGCATTCCGCACTTCCGGCTCAACAAGGTGCGGAACATCAAAACCTGGCTGTGTGTGCGCTCCTATCTGAAACGACGCGGTCCCCAGAACTCGGTGGACGTGATCGTTTCGGCTGCATTTATTATCACACTGCTGTTGTTGGCATTCCTCAGCGTTGAGTGGTTGAAG GATTCCGTACATCTCCACTCGCAGTTCAACTTGGAGGCACTGGTGTGGTCCTGTGCTTTCGGAACGTTCCTGTTACGTTTCATGACGCTCGGTACCAAGATTAACAAGAAGTACAAAAGTGTCTCGGTGTTGATCACCGAGCAGATCAATCTCTACGTTCAA ATTGAACAGAAGCCAAACAAAAAGGAGGAACTGATGATCTCCAACAATGTGCTCAAGCTGGCAGCAGATTTACTCAAG GAACTGGAATCTCCCTTCAAAATATCGGGCCTCAGCGCCAACCCGTACCTCTACACCACCGTCAAAGTGGTCATCCTGTCCGCACTGTCCGGTGTCCTCAGCGAAATGCTCGGCTTCAAGCTCAAGCTGCATAAAATTAAGATAAAATAA
- the LOC109402723 gene encoding protein phtf isoform X2 — translation MRLDELVAWYQKKIGTYDKQQWEKTIEQKILAGINHLPLKNTKLKTELIDVDLVRGSTFPKAKSKLSILTVIYLAALRLLLLPIYARWWVQQTSPRVFVLLLALYLLQMINLGIYSYNVNKTGADQEEHIVSMSDFLIPMALSLLLSVIHSQIVATGSHNNSLCLKMKKCRSHSTLKKRERIRRKRRARMAQPGSGESTTTTATTNTSRPSNEDPDPRTKAKGLRGSASRSPSGSPARTAKKQGACSTSSSTSSDTLATGGKANCGRIDEIRNLEIRKSDLDLGSPKKTINGTVVRRSTVDSVCNDSMNNECDIANAEVDDDSVFLDSSYNNETTPAPKVVIHRTIDPISNDLPTPDPSQPGCSLRRRKVNWGPQIPTNNTNAAPAVANLSVNQPEATVDDDGFESLNGKSSGGEDSSNAGGSSETYYNKKLPYTNTWINGIEKDTRSDSDTDTLRNTPTSTSHEQCGGSLPQATSNLPPGKPRRHLSSESGIELQRHDRSKSPLLLLDDSATNCGSVDADGESKGSGFDENLESSGDTDEENDFDLHQTESSHHLHHHAHHHSHHHHLHHQHLSEGEECSYSSDLNHSDGQNEHSDDDYDLEDAPTIILNPPCGATDRVSCTIWDAREAKKAEMSVLDISSAIIERVEAMPETCDYVYIGVVLSIILSLIPAFCRLCEATVDSSSSTELNFLELPVLLLEKASFSCIAILRFAFGESNWEKTVLVLGFIVRLCLTYLVFFLLAVAERTFKQRFLYAKLFSHLTSSRRAQKSGIPHFRLNKVRNIKTWLCVRSYLKRRGPQNSVDVIVSAAFIITLLLLAFLSVEWLKDSVHLHSQFNLEALVWSCAFGTFLLRFMTLGTKINKKYKSVSVLITEQINLYVQIEQKPNKKEELMISNNVLKLAADLLKELESPFKISGLSANPYLYTTVKVVILSALSGVLSEMLGFKLKLHKIKIK, via the exons ATGCGCCTGGATGAGCTGGTAGCGTGGTACCAGAAAAAGATCGGCACATACGACAAGCAGCAATGGGAGAAAACGATCGAGCAGAAGATTTTGGCCGGCATCAACCACCTCCCACTTAAGAACACCAAGCTCAAAACCGAACTGATCGATGTAGATTTGGTGCGCGGTTCGACCTTTCCCAAGGCCAAGTCCAAACTTTCCATCCTGACTGTGATCTACCTTGCCGCTCTGAGACTGCTCCTGCTGCCAATCTATGCCAGATGGTGGGTTCAGCAAACCTCTCCGAGGGTATTCGTCCTCCTACTTGCCCTATACCTACTTCAGATGATCAACCTCGGCATCTACAGCTACAATGTGAACAAAACCGGTGCCGATCAGGAGGAGCACATCGTATCGATGTCGGATTTCCTGATCCCGATGGCGCTGAGTCTACTGCTCAGCGTGATCCACTCACAGATCGTGGCCACTGGGTCGCACAACAACAGTCTCTGCCTAAAAATGAAGAAATGTCGGTCCCATTCCACGCTCAAGAAACGCGAACGAATACGAAGGAAGAGGCGAGCACGAATGGCTCAACCGGGATCGGGAGAGTCGACTaccaccaccgccaccaccaATACCAGTAGGCCGTCCAACGAGGACCCCGACCCACGGACAAAGGCCAAGGGTTTGCGTGGCAGTGCGTCGAGATCTCCGTCCGGTTCACCGGCGCGGACCGCCAAAAAGCAAGGGGCTTgtagcaccagcagcagcactaGCAGCGACACATTGGCGACGGGTGGAAAAGCGAACTGTGGGAGAATAGACGAAATCAGGAATCTAGAAATTAGGAAATCAGATTTGGACTTGGGCTCACCGAAGAAGACGATCAACGGAACAGTTGTTCGTCGATCAACGGTGGATAGCGTTTGCAATGATTCGATGAACAACGAATGTGACATTGCCAATGCAGAAGTGGATGATGATTCAGTTTTTCTCGATTCGAG CTACAACAATGAAACAACGCCTGCACCCAAAGTCGTCATACATCGAACAATAGATCCGATCTCGAATGACCTGCCAACGCCAGACCCATCACAGCCAGGGTGCTCCTTGCGCAGGCGGAAAGTGAACTGGGGCCCCCAAATACCCACCAACAATACCAACGCTGCACCCGCTGTAGCAAACTTGAGCGTTAACCAACCGGAAGCGACCGTTGATGACGACGGGTTTGAAAGCCTAAACGGAAAGAGTTCCGGTGGAGAAGACAGCTCGAACGCGGGTGGATCATCCGAAACATACTACAACAAGAAGCTCCCGTACACCAACACCTGGATAAACGGCATCGAGAAGGACACCCGATCCGACAGTGACACGGATACTCTTCGCAATACTCCAACCTCTACTAGTCATGAACAATGTGGCGGAAGTTTGCCACAGGCGACCTCAAACCTACCCCCGGGAAAACCCCGTCGGCACCTATCATCCGAATCGGGTATAGAACTTCAACGGCACGACCGTAGCAAATCCCCACTGCTGCTGTTAGACGACAGTGCCACCAACTGCGGTTCGGTTGATGCCGATGGAGAATCGAAGGGCAGCGGTTTCGACGAGAACCTGGAGTCCAGCGGGGACACCGACGAGGAAAACGATTTTGACCTCCATCAAACCGAGTCTAGTCATCATCTTCATCACCATGCTCACCATCACAGTCACCACCATCACCTGCACCATCAGCATTTGTCAGAAG GTGAGGAATGTAGTTATAGTTCAGATCTCAATCACTCGGATGGTCAAAACGAACACTCAGATGACGACTATGATTTGGAAGACGCTCCGACGATAATTCTCAATCCTCCATGCGGTGCAACCGATAGGG TAAGCTGCACCATATGGGACGCCCGCGAAGCCAAAAAGGCGGAAATGTCCGTCCTGGATATCTCATCGGCCATCATCGAACGCGTCGAAGCCATGCCGGAAACGTGCGATTACGTCTACATCGGAGTCGTGCTGAGCATCATTCTGTCTCTGATACCGGCCTTCTGTCGATTATGCGAGGCAACCGTCGACTCGTCCAGCTCAACCGAACTGAACTTCCTCGAGTTGCCGGTCCTACTCCTGGAGAAGGCTTCCTTCTCGTGCATCGCCATTCTGCGGTTCGCCTTCGGAGAATCTAACTGGGAGAAAACGGTCCTTGTGCTGGGCTTCATCGTTCGGCTATGTTTGACCTACTTGGTGTTTTTTCTGCTCGCCGTAGCCGAACGCACCTTCAAGCAGAGGTTCCTCTACGCCAAACTTTTTTCACACCTTACGTCTTCTCGGAGGGCGCAGAAGTCCGGCATTCCGCACTTCCGGCTCAACAAGGTGCGGAACATCAAAACCTGGCTGTGTGTGCGCTCCTATCTGAAACGACGCGGTCCCCAGAACTCGGTGGACGTGATCGTTTCGGCTGCATTTATTATCACACTGCTGTTGTTGGCATTCCTCAGCGTTGAGTGGTTGAAG GATTCCGTACATCTCCACTCGCAGTTCAACTTGGAGGCACTGGTGTGGTCCTGTGCTTTCGGAACGTTCCTGTTACGTTTCATGACGCTCGGTACCAAGATTAACAAGAAGTACAAAAGTGTCTCGGTGTTGATCACCGAGCAGATCAATCTCTACGTTCAA ATTGAACAGAAGCCAAACAAAAAGGAGGAACTGATGATCTCCAACAATGTGCTCAAGCTGGCAGCAGATTTACTCAAG GAACTGGAATCTCCCTTCAAAATATCGGGCCTCAGCGCCAACCCGTACCTCTACACCACCGTCAAAGTGGTCATCCTGTCCGCACTGTCCGGTGTCCTCAGCGAAATGCTCGGCTTCAAGCTCAAGCTGCATAAAATTAAGATAAAATAA
- the LOC109402723 gene encoding protein phtf isoform X1, whose amino-acid sequence MRLDELVAWYQKKIGTYDKQQWEKTIEQKILAGINHLPLKNTKLKTELIDVDLVRGSTFPKAKSKLSILTVIYLAALRLLLLPIYARWWVQQTSPRVFVLLLALYLLQMINLGIYSYNVNKTGADQEEHIVSMSDFLIPMALSLLLSVIHSQIVATGSHNNSLCLKMKKCRSHSTLKKRERIRRKRRARMAQPGSGESTTTTATTNTSRPSNEDPDPRTKAKGLRGSASRSPSGSPARTAKKQGACSTSSSTSSDTLATGGKANCGRIDEIRNLEIRKSDLDLGSPKKTINGTVVRRSTVDSVCNDSMNNECDIANAEVDDDSVFLDSSYNNETTPAPKVVIHRTIDPISNDLPTPDPSQPGCSLRRRKVNWGPQIPTNNTNAAPAVANLSVNQPEATVDDDGFESLNGKSSGGEDSSNAGGSSETYYNKKLPYTNTWINGIEKDTRSDSDTDTLRNTPTSTSHEQCGGSLPQATSNLPPGKPRRHLSSESGIELQRHDRSKSPLLLLDDSATNCGSVDADGESKGSGFDENLESSGDTDEENDFDLHQTESSHHLHHHAHHHSHHHHLHHQHLSEGTICDCDLHFASTDSEECSYSSDLNHSDGQNEHSDDDYDLEDAPTIILNPPCGATDRVSCTIWDAREAKKAEMSVLDISSAIIERVEAMPETCDYVYIGVVLSIILSLIPAFCRLCEATVDSSSSTELNFLELPVLLLEKASFSCIAILRFAFGESNWEKTVLVLGFIVRLCLTYLVFFLLAVAERTFKQRFLYAKLFSHLTSSRRAQKSGIPHFRLNKVRNIKTWLCVRSYLKRRGPQNSVDVIVSAAFIITLLLLAFLSVEWLKDSVHLHSQFNLEALVWSCAFGTFLLRFMTLGTKINKKYKSVSVLITEQINLYVQIEQKPNKKEELMISNNVLKLAADLLKELESPFKISGLSANPYLYTTVKVVILSALSGVLSEMLGFKLKLHKIKIK is encoded by the exons ATGCGCCTGGATGAGCTGGTAGCGTGGTACCAGAAAAAGATCGGCACATACGACAAGCAGCAATGGGAGAAAACGATCGAGCAGAAGATTTTGGCCGGCATCAACCACCTCCCACTTAAGAACACCAAGCTCAAAACCGAACTGATCGATGTAGATTTGGTGCGCGGTTCGACCTTTCCCAAGGCCAAGTCCAAACTTTCCATCCTGACTGTGATCTACCTTGCCGCTCTGAGACTGCTCCTGCTGCCAATCTATGCCAGATGGTGGGTTCAGCAAACCTCTCCGAGGGTATTCGTCCTCCTACTTGCCCTATACCTACTTCAGATGATCAACCTCGGCATCTACAGCTACAATGTGAACAAAACCGGTGCCGATCAGGAGGAGCACATCGTATCGATGTCGGATTTCCTGATCCCGATGGCGCTGAGTCTACTGCTCAGCGTGATCCACTCACAGATCGTGGCCACTGGGTCGCACAACAACAGTCTCTGCCTAAAAATGAAGAAATGTCGGTCCCATTCCACGCTCAAGAAACGCGAACGAATACGAAGGAAGAGGCGAGCACGAATGGCTCAACCGGGATCGGGAGAGTCGACTaccaccaccgccaccaccaATACCAGTAGGCCGTCCAACGAGGACCCCGACCCACGGACAAAGGCCAAGGGTTTGCGTGGCAGTGCGTCGAGATCTCCGTCCGGTTCACCGGCGCGGACCGCCAAAAAGCAAGGGGCTTgtagcaccagcagcagcactaGCAGCGACACATTGGCGACGGGTGGAAAAGCGAACTGTGGGAGAATAGACGAAATCAGGAATCTAGAAATTAGGAAATCAGATTTGGACTTGGGCTCACCGAAGAAGACGATCAACGGAACAGTTGTTCGTCGATCAACGGTGGATAGCGTTTGCAATGATTCGATGAACAACGAATGTGACATTGCCAATGCAGAAGTGGATGATGATTCAGTTTTTCTCGATTCGAG CTACAACAATGAAACAACGCCTGCACCCAAAGTCGTCATACATCGAACAATAGATCCGATCTCGAATGACCTGCCAACGCCAGACCCATCACAGCCAGGGTGCTCCTTGCGCAGGCGGAAAGTGAACTGGGGCCCCCAAATACCCACCAACAATACCAACGCTGCACCCGCTGTAGCAAACTTGAGCGTTAACCAACCGGAAGCGACCGTTGATGACGACGGGTTTGAAAGCCTAAACGGAAAGAGTTCCGGTGGAGAAGACAGCTCGAACGCGGGTGGATCATCCGAAACATACTACAACAAGAAGCTCCCGTACACCAACACCTGGATAAACGGCATCGAGAAGGACACCCGATCCGACAGTGACACGGATACTCTTCGCAATACTCCAACCTCTACTAGTCATGAACAATGTGGCGGAAGTTTGCCACAGGCGACCTCAAACCTACCCCCGGGAAAACCCCGTCGGCACCTATCATCCGAATCGGGTATAGAACTTCAACGGCACGACCGTAGCAAATCCCCACTGCTGCTGTTAGACGACAGTGCCACCAACTGCGGTTCGGTTGATGCCGATGGAGAATCGAAGGGCAGCGGTTTCGACGAGAACCTGGAGTCCAGCGGGGACACCGACGAGGAAAACGATTTTGACCTCCATCAAACCGAGTCTAGTCATCATCTTCATCACCATGCTCACCATCACAGTCACCACCATCACCTGCACCATCAGCATTTGTCAGAAGGTACGATTTGCGACTGCGACTTACATTTCGCCAGCACCGATA GTGAGGAATGTAGTTATAGTTCAGATCTCAATCACTCGGATGGTCAAAACGAACACTCAGATGACGACTATGATTTGGAAGACGCTCCGACGATAATTCTCAATCCTCCATGCGGTGCAACCGATAGGG TAAGCTGCACCATATGGGACGCCCGCGAAGCCAAAAAGGCGGAAATGTCCGTCCTGGATATCTCATCGGCCATCATCGAACGCGTCGAAGCCATGCCGGAAACGTGCGATTACGTCTACATCGGAGTCGTGCTGAGCATCATTCTGTCTCTGATACCGGCCTTCTGTCGATTATGCGAGGCAACCGTCGACTCGTCCAGCTCAACCGAACTGAACTTCCTCGAGTTGCCGGTCCTACTCCTGGAGAAGGCTTCCTTCTCGTGCATCGCCATTCTGCGGTTCGCCTTCGGAGAATCTAACTGGGAGAAAACGGTCCTTGTGCTGGGCTTCATCGTTCGGCTATGTTTGACCTACTTGGTGTTTTTTCTGCTCGCCGTAGCCGAACGCACCTTCAAGCAGAGGTTCCTCTACGCCAAACTTTTTTCACACCTTACGTCTTCTCGGAGGGCGCAGAAGTCCGGCATTCCGCACTTCCGGCTCAACAAGGTGCGGAACATCAAAACCTGGCTGTGTGTGCGCTCCTATCTGAAACGACGCGGTCCCCAGAACTCGGTGGACGTGATCGTTTCGGCTGCATTTATTATCACACTGCTGTTGTTGGCATTCCTCAGCGTTGAGTGGTTGAAG GATTCCGTACATCTCCACTCGCAGTTCAACTTGGAGGCACTGGTGTGGTCCTGTGCTTTCGGAACGTTCCTGTTACGTTTCATGACGCTCGGTACCAAGATTAACAAGAAGTACAAAAGTGTCTCGGTGTTGATCACCGAGCAGATCAATCTCTACGTTCAA ATTGAACAGAAGCCAAACAAAAAGGAGGAACTGATGATCTCCAACAATGTGCTCAAGCTGGCAGCAGATTTACTCAAG GAACTGGAATCTCCCTTCAAAATATCGGGCCTCAGCGCCAACCCGTACCTCTACACCACCGTCAAAGTGGTCATCCTGTCCGCACTGTCCGGTGTCCTCAGCGAAATGCTCGGCTTCAAGCTCAAGCTGCATAAAATTAAGATAAAATAA